From the genome of Malus sylvestris chromosome 13, drMalSylv7.2, whole genome shotgun sequence:
gtacaaaattttaaaataatttaaattacattgttgtaaaatatttttgtaaatattcaacaacaaaaaatattaaattcatacatcaatttttttttcttcacaaaaaaACGTAACTAGAATGACTTCATTATTGGGTTATGTCATGACAAGTGTCATAGCTTATGGCAtggtcaatttttatttttatttttataagcaACAACTGGTGGCAAATCACGGTTATCCATCATTTTCAGGTTGGAATGACTTATAGAGGCATTTCAACATCCCTCTGACCACAAGTCTGGCTTCcttcaaattaaaaactaaaggtCTTGGGTTCGAAACCCGCTGCTGATAAGATTTCAACTCTTTACAATCATTAAATTAAAGTTTCATGTCTCAATCGCCTCCATTAGATTGTATATTTCTTGTTATCATTTCACTTATAAAAGCAAGGTTTTTGTACGTCATACTAATGTCATGATCAATTCTTTCTTATCAATATAAGATTTCAACTCTTACAACCATTAGATTAGATTTTCTAATCTAAATCTCATCCGTcgaattgttatttttttataggtAAACCATCCGTCGAATTGTTACCTCCTTTTTTAGTCTTCCACCATAAGTCTCCATCTCTTTCCTATTCAACATATTTCTGGGAATTGGGTTTGATAATCTGCCGAGAGAGAGGTCATTGATGGTTGAGTAGTCGCCTGCAAGGCCGACACCGGTGCAGGAGGGGTGGGGTGGTGGTTGGCTAGGGAACACCACACACATGATACATGCAGAATTCTATCCGAGTGACTTTAACCAGGACCAACACCGGTATCAGCTTCGACTTCAGTCGAATGCCAATAGGGTCGTCAGTTCAAACCCCCGACTGCCAACGGGTGCCATGAATCAATCAACGAGATGAAATTAAACAGAAAGTTTTCTTTCACTAAACTCGGTGCTTCTTGATTTGGTCAATATAAAGGAATGTCAAGTCAGGTTGAAGAAACACATACAGACCGACCGGCAATTTGATACTGAAAAAAAGGCATTTACTTCTACTTATTCTCTGGACAAgcacaaataaagaaaaaagcacAACACTAGCTTAGCCCTAAATCTCTTTGCTGTTCTGAAAGGTAAGATGAGGCTTTGAATGTTTACCAATACTAACTCTCATAGGCAGCACGAGTGGGCATGGCCCGGCCACGGCCCCTTGGGACATAGCCGCCACCACCTCCATACCCCCTTCCATAGTAGCCACCACGACCACGGCCACCACGCCCAGGACCACGGCCGCCTCTTCCACCCCGGTACCTTGAAAAAGCGCCAAAAGTCTGCACCCCCAAACAAGCAACCGCATTAATAAAAAACTCCAATAACTAAgatgacaaaaacaaaaaggttgTTACCTCTGTATCTATCTTTATTTGCTCAGAGTATCTTGTCCTTCCATTCTGGTCATGACTCGTAGAATTGCACGAGATGGTATCAAAGAAGTCATCCTTATTGTAAACGGGCTGTggcacaaaaacaaaattaaacaaactCAGATAACAGAAGTAATGCAAGGATTATTACTTACAGTAGAATTCATCTAGCTAGAATGATAAAGATAGCCAATGCCACCTTGATTTCAACCTTCGATAACTCAgcctcatcttcatcttcaatgTCATCTTCATCAGTGTCATTTCCATCACCCTCTTTGTGAGGTTTGTTACTCTTACCAAGATGACCCCAAACCTCATCCTTGTTGAACTTCTCATTCATTGCCATgaaatcaaattcttcagtGAATTTTGTTGTGGGACGTGAACTCTGCACACCAACATGTTATTTATTTGGCAATTTCAGTGATGCCGAAAATGCAACAACTtaattcaagagagtaaattAAAGCCAATCAGGAGGATCATGTCTAGATAATTTGGGATTTATCATATATGTCACTTACTATAGATTAGAAGTagtcaagaaaataaaaacacttCTTCTGACTAAACACTTCCAATCAAGAAATTTCAATTTTAGTTCGCATTTAACAAACCATTGATACCCAACAAAATTCAAATTGTGGGGGAAAAAGGCTTCCTTACTCCAGTCCCTCGTCCTCTTTCACGTCCCCTATATGTATAACCCTGGCGATTTTGATTTTGGTATGGAGCTCCATTTGGCTGAGAACGCACATAGTCCTATTTATGGAAAGAGGGAGAAGCCAACGTCAGAACTCCTTGCAATCGAACCACAGAAcacataataaatttaaaaaaagaaacttGAAGTCCTAAACCCTGGCCACTAGACTAAACCGAGTTGGTGGAATAGGAGAAACCACCAATCCACAACAATTCAGTCATTTAAAAGGCTGGATCAAATTCAGGCTGACACCAGACATATGCAAATAAAtctaacaaaaagaaattcaaacaaaGAGCCTGCCCGACAATTCAGATTTTCATGGGGGTGAACATCCACACCATCTAATCCTGAATAATAACTACCACACCATCTAATCCTTAATAATAGCAACTCAAACTAATAAGCATGTTGATAACTAAGTTGAAGATCACCCCATTGAATCATAATCCACTTTTTTTTGTTGCACCCAGCCCACATATACAAGGAGTCACAAAAACTAACTAGTCCAGAGGCATGCAagaatctgtgtgtgtgtgtgtgcaagtgagCGTGTAACACATGCATGTACGACAAAACAACCTTTTGACCAGCCTGTGCAGGTTGTTGAGGAAGTGGCAATATTGGTGGCTGAGGTTCTGCTGAAAGTGGAACCGATGGTTCTGATGAGGTTGATGATGAAACTTGTACAACCTCCACATCCTTGTGAGCTGTTTGCAAAGATTGAGATGAAGAGACTGTAGTGGATCCCGACTGCAAAAGCTGGCCTGGGGTTACCAAGGAAGGCACTAGTGTTTCCATGCGTAAAGAATTGGCTGTCCCAGCAACAGAGGAAGTCGTTTGAGATATGCTTGGATAAGGCAAGGTTGGACCAGAAATTGCAAGAGGTTTGTTAGAGATTGGTGGCACAACACTTATATCTGGGCTTGAAGTAGCCAGAGAAGATAGTGGTGGCAAGCTTGCACTAAGCATGGCTGCCGAAGGTGCAGAGGGGGCAGAACTAGGTGCTTTGTTAGGCATTGAGCTTGGTAGAGTTTCAAGAGATAATGTTGTAGAAGGCACTGGAGGCAGAGTTGTTGGCAATGTTGGCGGGGATAAAGAAGTAGCAGTCAAACTAGAGGAACTAATACTAGCAGCAGGAAGCAAAGGTGGTAGAACTTCAGGCATGTTTGAAGCTCCAGTAGGTAAGGAGGGAGTAAAATTGGGGTACTGCAGTGGCTGCTGCAGTGAAGAAGGCATTGGCTGCTGCAGTGAAGAAGGTATTGACAGCCCAGGTGGTGGTCGAAGCAATGACTGCTGGTGTAAATGAGGTAGCCCATTTGGAGGGCCATAGTATCCTTGCCAATACATTGGCATACCATTTGCACTTGGAGGAGGCGGCGTACCACCCCATGACGCTAAATTGCCTCCAGGTTGATATAAAGGCAAACTACCTTGGAAATTTGGACCAGGGAGTCCCATCTGTGGAGCATGGGAATTAATATCCGTCAAAGATCCACTAGCTGGAGCTGGCAAGCTCGATGTTGAAGGAGCTGGGCGGGAATAGTGAGACTGcaagagagggaagagagagagagagagagagagagagagagagagagagagaaaataaattAGCAGAGGTTGGCTAGAGGCATCCCAAAAGTTAGAATTCCTTCTCTTACCTGGATAATAGCTGGATCATTGTTTATAGGTGGTGTAGGCTGAACAGGTGGAGAAGACTTAACCTGTAAATCctgaaaacaaagataaaaatgAAAGACTTAGGGTCTGGATATTTACTTGAAAATATAACCAGAAGTGAATCTAGGCTACATAGTTCAAAACTGGTCACCTCGTTAAAGTtatattttcatcaaatatCATTATTACCATATACTTCAGTTGCCATATTTGAGCTTCAGTTTTAGTACCAGAGAGTAGTCAACACCAATTGCAACATTACAGATTCTATTTTTACTCTTACTAAACAACCAAAGTCCATGCTACgattgaagaaaaataccatCACCGTAATTTAAACTCATAAAGTCGGCACATTttggggtttttatttttattttttaaactatcAGACAAAAATATAGAACACTAGTTGTGAAGTCCAATCTGAGGCATCTCAGTACCAACCTTGATGTCACTCCCGCGAAATAAAATATACTCATAAACTTTGTCTCCCGGTGGGATTTGTGGTCCatccttctttcttccttctgTTCCAAAAGATCGCACTGCCGTGTAAAAAGTAACAAATTAGCATCAATACATCCATCCATATCTCAACAATAGCACTTGATGATACAATATATGTACATTTATTATCCATGTCACATAAACTATTCATACAACTCTTCCTAACCCTTTGAAGCAATTGTTTGGTCATAAAGCAAAGGGAAACAATTTTATAAAGAAAACCATGTAACCCTTCCAAATACAGAAAAGATAAACCATTtagaatcaaattttgtaattttctaCAGAAATCCCAAAGCTTGATGAATTGTGCAATATGTAAATGGAAGCGCATTGAGCCACATCAATTCTTCGCTATATCGTACTTCCAAACTCAATTCTAAGAACACACTAATTCCTGAATCTCATACTTTACATACTCACATGCATACATGCTTCACAATTCACAATTGagtaaaatttcaaaaattcataTTCCTAAACCAAgaataattaaaccaaaatgCCAATCGGGACGACTGAACTAGTAATAAACTAACAAATCAATTTCATTTAAACAAATGGTACATACAGAAAAATGAAAggttccataaaaaaaaaaccatctatTCCTTGCGAAATATAGAAAAGATAAACCATTTAGAATCACAAAATTCTACATTTTCACAAGGAGTCACAAAATTTTGCAATAAAATACAAAGAAGCACATTGAGCCGCTGACAGTCAGATTCAATAGCAAATTCACAGTtgccaaaaatttaaaaaatctgAAATCATTAATAATTAAACCCTAAAAATGCCAATCTAGACGAATTAACTAGTGATaaactaaaattaaattaatcaaattgACCTAGATAACAAGACCTAAACGGAATCCGGCCAACAATAATCAAAAGTAAAAATCGAGAGAGTAAAACGGTACCATTTCTGAGTCCAATACTGGACTCTTCGGTGTTGATGTTATAAAGCACGCCTTCATATCTGATCTCACTCTTGGAAGTCAAACTAATCAAGCTCCCTATGTACGAATCGGCCGCCGAGCTCGATCTCGCAGCAGTCTCCGTAGCCATGGCCTCCGATTTCGAAACCCTAGCGCATACAGATTACAGAgtgagagggaggagagagagggagagtagggttttggttttgggggTGCCTTTGAGATTATCGGGTTCTCTCTCTGTTCGTGGGGGAGAGGGAGATCTGCCTGCCTATTTAAGCCCTGTTGATTTTTTGCGTTTTTTGGTAATTTGACGATGTTGACGATCAGGCCAATGAGGATTTGACACGTGGGTGGTTTGGGACTTGTTGGTCTTTTTGGTTGGAAACTGAGGAGAAGTTGGTCCGTTGACGAAAATGTTCCTAATCCATGACCAATTCTCTTTGTTCTAACAaactaattatttaatttaatgacAATGAGTTATTGgctaatttattgaatttaactGTAAATAGGATATTGAAAATGAAGCAAGACTAGGTGGTTTAGATTAAACATGTTCTTAAACAAATATAATCGTGCATAATAGCGAACAAAATTCTCTATCGAACGACAATGTCAATTCATCATGATAAATCGcatcaaatttatttaaattagtgTAGAACTCAGCTAAGAGAAATTTATagaatttcaaagaaaaagtTATAGAAGAAATGATTGGGTTGAGAAATTTATGGTATCTACCTCTTCACCGATTAATGTAAATACTAtcatttggtaaaaaaaaatatacaaattaatatatattttatttgatCAGTATTCAACTTAAAATCATCAGGATAGCAACTAACAGAGAAATCGGGACATCAGCACTGTGATGACACAAGTACCCTTAAATTTCATGTGAGCCGTCATCAATTAGTAGTGTCAGTTGAGGGGTAAAATCGCGATAAAAACCGCAAGCCGAAATCAAAACAGGGAAGGGGAGAGCATTCCTCGCTAATTTCCGTTGCGATCGCAGAGTCGAAGGCACTGAGAaaattccaaattccaataGCCGTTGTACGGACATTCGAATTAGGGTTTTCAAGAACTCGCCCAATTTAATTTCTTGTATTGCTACTCGTTGTTATACGGAATTAGGGTTTCGTCGTGGCGGATGATGTTCACGCCACAAAGGAAGGCGTCGACGGCGGCTCTGTTGCTGACGCCGAGGAGCGGCGGCGTCGTTTCGAACCCTAGGAATACTGGGAAGGGTAAAGCGGTGGCGCTTGTCGATGGTCCGCCTCCGCCATTGGGCTCGCTGAGTGAGAACGGGCCTTATACGACTGCGGGATTAGATACCGGTGATATGGACGACTGGAGAGCGTTCAAAGAGGCTGGCTTCCTCGATGAGGCGTCTATGGAGCGCAAGGACCACCAAGCGCTCGCCGAGAAGGTCTCTAAGCTTCAAACAGAGGTTAGCCACTTGATTTTTGGTTTATCGAACCAGATTAATAGAACCGTTATTAATATCTTGTGCAACATTTATACACAACGCAAATTTGTAATATTCTGAatatataatgatatatttgttGTTGGGCAGCTTTTTGATTACCAGTATAATATGGGACTTCTCCTGATTGAAAAGAAAGACTGGGCATCGAAGAACGAAGAATTGAGTCAAGCATTGGCGGAAACCCAGGAGATTCTTAAACGCGAACAATCTGCACACTTAATTGCAATATCTGAGGTTGAGAAGCGGGAGGAGAATTTACGGAGAGTATTGGTTGCTGAGAAGCAGTGTGTAGCTCAGGTATGCGAGCTTTCTTGTTTGTCAATTTGTGTAATGAAATTTTGTTTGTCAATGTGTATTAATTTTTGTCACTGCAGCTGGAAAAGGCTTTGCGTGAAATGCACGAGGAGCATGCCCAAATAAAGCGGGAGTCTGAAGCAAAGATGGTTGATACAAATTCATTAGTTGTGGGAATTGAAGAGAAGTCTTTGGAGACAGATGCAAAGTTGTGTGCTGCCGAGGCCAAACTTGCTGAGGTCAATAGAAAGAGTTCAGAGTTGGAGATGAGATCGGAGGAGGTGGAGGCACGTGAAAGTGTGCTTCGAAGAGAGAAGCTTTCCTTAAGTACAGAGTATGTTTTTACGACCATGACACTTGCATTTAGGATATGCAGGATCCTAATATATATGGTTGCTCTGTTCTTTGCTGAATGCGAGACATCTTCCATTTATGATGTAGTCCGTGTTTATATTCTGGAGCATTTggcttttaaatttaatttgactTGTTCCTAATTTTGTTAGGCAAGAGGTACACAAGACAACTTTTTACAAACAAAGGGAAGACTTGAAAGAATGGGAGAGGAAGCTACAAGAAGGGGAAGAGAGGTTATGCAAGCTTCGGAGAATTTTGAATGAGAAAGAGGAGAAGTCAAATCAACATGAAATGAGTATGAAGCAAAAAGAGAAGGACATCGAAGAAGGGCAAAGGAAGATTGAAGCTTTGAACACTATGTTGAAAGAAAAGGAAGCGGATGTGAATAAACGGCTAGATGACTTAGCATCAAAGGAAAAGGTCTCTCTCGTatagatgagtttttttttttttcatttttttttcagaaatgtATATTTGCAGCTTTGTTCATTTGACTGATGTCAATTTGGTTGCAGGAAGCAAATTCTTTGAGGAACATATTAGAGTTGAAGGAGAGGGAATTACATGAATTTGAGCAAAAACTAAGTTCGAGAGAAAATGTGTGTCCTAACTCTTAAACTCctgatatttatttttatgtaacttataaaggtcgtacccagtgcacaaggctcccgctttacgcagggtctgggagaggtgaatgtcggctagccttacccccatttatgtaACTTATGACTAATAAAATTATATCTTCTGTTTTTCAAAGggttatatatttgttttctaaATGGGTACGTTCATGTAAAACGTATTGAATGAATGCAATGTAAATGGGCTACATTTATGAGACCTGATGCcacttgtcaaaaaaaaaaaaaattctgtttAGAAGGGcttgaatgtttattttcatacaATTTGTCTAGAAATCTGATATGGTCTCTCACAGGTGGAGATTCAAGAGGTGCTTGAGAAGCACAGATCCGTTCTCAATATGAAAATGCAGGAGTTTGAGTTGGAAATGGAAGAAAGGAGGGAGTCTCTGAACAAGGAACTAAGGATTAAGGTTGACGGGGTGGAACAAAAGGAGCTGGAAATCAGCCACAGGGAAGAAAAGTTGTTGAAGAGGGAACAAGCGCTGCATGAGAAATCAGAGAGGTTGAATGAGAAAAATAAGGAACTTGAAACAAAGCTGAAAACTTTGAAGGAGAACGAGAAAACCATCAAAGTTGATGAGAAAACTTTAGAGGTGGAAAGGCAACAACTACTTGCTGATATAGAGTGTCTTCAGAATCTTAGAGATGAAATTCAGAAGATAAAGGATGAAAACCTTCAACTGGAGCTCCATATtcgtgaagagagagagaagcaggTAATTACCCAGGAAGAGAGGTCAGAGCACCTCCGTTTGCAGTCGGAATTGCAGCAGGAAATAAAGACTTATAGACTTCGAAATGAGTTGCTCTTGAAGGAAGCTGAAGATTTAAAGCAGCAGAGGGAAAAGTTTGAGGAAGAGTGGGAGGATTTGGATGAGAGAAAAGCTGAAATTAGCAGAGATCTGAAGAAAATtgttgaagagaaagaaaaattagaaaaattacAAGGCATGGAGGAAGAAAGGCTGAAAAAGGAGAAAGATGCAATGCAAAATTACTTACAGAGGGAGCGGGACAGTCTCAAGCTTGAGAAAGAATCATTTGCGTCTAAGATGAGGAATGAGCAGTTAGCGTTAGCTGAAAAGGCCCAATTTGAGCATAGTCAAATGGTTCAAGATTTTGAGTCACAGAAGAGGGATCTTGAGGCTGATATGCAGAATAAGGAGCAGGAAATGAAGAAACGCCTGCAGGAAATGGAGAGAACATTTGAGGAGGAGAAGGATAGAGAACATGCTAAAATTAATTACTTGAAGGGAGTCACTGATGAGCAAAGGGAAGAATTAAGATCTGAAAGGCATAGAATGGAAAAGGAAAGAGAAGAACTTGCTCTGAACAAGAAGCAACAGGAAGTTAACCAACTTGAAATGCGCAAAGATATTGGTCAGCTTGCTATGCTTAGCAAGAAGATCAAGCAGCAGCGGGAACAGCTTATTGAGGAAAGACGAcacttcctttcttttgttgaGAAGCTTAAAAGTTGCAAGGACTGTGGAGAAATGACAAGGGAATTTGTACTTTCTGATCTCCAAGTACCGGGAATGTACCAAGTTGAGGCTGTTTCTCTGCCAAGGCTCAATGATGAACTTTTAAAGAACTCTTCGGCTGATTTAGGTGTTCCTGATTTAGAATACACAGAATCAGGATGGGGAACGTCTTTGCTGCGCAAATGCAAGGCAATGGTTTCTAAAGTAtctccaataaaaaaaatggagtaTATTACTGATGCAGGGTCTTCAGAGTTGCCCCCACTATCCGCTATTCAGGTTAatgttgaagagaaaagaatCGAATCTAATATGCTTATCAATGAGGGAGAAAGAGGGCACATCAGTCATGAAGATGAGCCTGGGCCATCTTTTAGGATGCTTAATGACTCTAGTGCTCAACCACTACCATCTGATAACACTTCCAAAGAAGTGGATGATGGGTATGCTCCATCAATTGATGATCATAGCTTCATTGACAGTAAGGTTAAAGATGTTCCAGATGATTCCGGGCAATCTGAGATAAAGAGTGGTCAGCAACAACCAGCTAGGGGACGCAAGTCCAGACTGTCTAGGACACGCACAGTGAAGGCAACAGTTGAAGAGGCAAAGAAATTTCTCGGAAATACTCCAGAAGAACCATCAAATGCAAGTATGCTGCCTAATGATAGTAGTTACAATTATGAAGAAATTCAGGGAGCTTCCAGTTTTGCTGAGAAAGCAAATAGTAGCATTGGGAGAAAACGAAGGCGTGCTCAGAGCTCTAGGATTACTGAAAGTGAGCAAGATGATTGTGACAGCGAAGGACGTTCGGGCAGTGTCACAACAGCTGGTGGGCGCAGGAAGAGGCGACAATCTATTGCTTCTTCCGTGCAAACACCTGGAGAGCAGCGATATAACCTTAGACATCGCAAGACGTAAGTTGCTTAATGTGTGTATG
Proteins encoded in this window:
- the LOC126594868 gene encoding protein decapping 5 isoform X2, with the protein product MATETAARSSSAADSYIGSLISLTSKSEIRYEGVLYNINTEESSIGLRNVRSFGTEGRKKDGPQIPPGDKVYEYILFRGSDIKDLQVKSSPPVQPTPPINNDPAIIQSHYSRPAPSTSSLPAPASGSLTDINSHAPQMGLPGPNFQGSLPLYQPGGNLASWGGTPPPPSANGMPMYWQGYYGPPNGLPHLHQQSLLRPPPGLSIPSSLQQPMPSSLQQPLQYPNFTPSLPTGASNMPEVLPPLLPAASISSSSLTATSLSPPTLPTTLPPVPSTTLSLETLPSSMPNKAPSSAPSAPSAAMLSASLPPLSSLATSSPDISVVPPISNKPLAISGPTLPYPSISQTTSSVAGTANSLRMETLVPSLVTPGQLLQSGSTTVSSSQSLQTAHKDVEVVQVSSSTSSEPSVPLSAEPQPPILPLPQQPAQAGQKDYVRSQPNGAPYQNQNRQGYTYRGRERGRGTGSSRPTTKFTEEFDFMAMNEKFNKDEVWGHLGKSNKPHKEGDGNDTDEDDIEDEDEAELSKPVYNKDDFFDTISCNSTSHDQNGRTRYSEQIKIDTETFGAFSRYRGGRGGRGPGRGGRGRGGYYGRGYGGGGGYVPRGRGRAMPTRAAYES
- the LOC126594868 gene encoding protein decapping 5 isoform X1, which produces MATETAARSSSAADSYIGSLISLTSKSEIRYEGVLYNINTEESSIGLRNVRSFGTEGRKKDGPQIPPGDKVYEYILFRGSDIKDLQVKSSPPVQPTPPINNDPAIIQSHYSRPAPSTSSLPAPASGSLTDINSHAPQMGLPGPNFQGSLPLYQPGGNLASWGGTPPPPSANGMPMYWQGYYGPPNGLPHLHQQSLLRPPPGLSIPSSLQQPMPSSLQQPLQYPNFTPSLPTGASNMPEVLPPLLPAASISSSSLTATSLSPPTLPTTLPPVPSTTLSLETLPSSMPNKAPSSAPSAPSAAMLSASLPPLSSLATSSPDISVVPPISNKPLAISGPTLPYPSISQTTSSVAGTANSLRMETLVPSLVTPGQLLQSGSTTVSSSQSLQTAHKDVEVVQVSSSTSSEPSVPLSAEPQPPILPLPQQPAQAGQKDYVRSQPNGAPYQNQNRQGYTYRGRERGRGTGSSRPTTKFTEEFDFMAMNEKFNKDEVWGHLGKSNKPHKEGDGNDTDEDDIEDEDEAELSKVEIKPVYNKDDFFDTISCNSTSHDQNGRTRYSEQIKIDTETFGAFSRYRGGRGGRGPGRGGRGRGGYYGRGYGGGGGYVPRGRGRAMPTRAAYES
- the LOC126594867 gene encoding nuclear matrix constituent protein 1-like, whose amino-acid sequence is MMFTPQRKASTAALLLTPRSGGVVSNPRNTGKGKAVALVDGPPPPLGSLSENGPYTTAGLDTGDMDDWRAFKEAGFLDEASMERKDHQALAEKVSKLQTELFDYQYNMGLLLIEKKDWASKNEELSQALAETQEILKREQSAHLIAISEVEKREENLRRVLVAEKQCVAQLEKALREMHEEHAQIKRESEAKMVDTNSLVVGIEEKSLETDAKLCAAEAKLAEVNRKSSELEMRSEEVEARESVLRREKLSLSTEQEVHKTTFYKQREDLKEWERKLQEGEERLCKLRRILNEKEEKSNQHEMSMKQKEKDIEEGQRKIEALNTMLKEKEADVNKRLDDLASKEKEANSLRNILELKERELHEFEQKLSSRENVEIQEVLEKHRSVLNMKMQEFELEMEERRESLNKELRIKVDGVEQKELEISHREEKLLKREQALHEKSERLNEKNKELETKLKTLKENEKTIKVDEKTLEVERQQLLADIECLQNLRDEIQKIKDENLQLELHIREEREKQVITQEERSEHLRLQSELQQEIKTYRLRNELLLKEAEDLKQQREKFEEEWEDLDERKAEISRDLKKIVEEKEKLEKLQGMEEERLKKEKDAMQNYLQRERDSLKLEKESFASKMRNEQLALAEKAQFEHSQMVQDFESQKRDLEADMQNKEQEMKKRLQEMERTFEEEKDREHAKINYLKGVTDEQREELRSERHRMEKEREELALNKKQQEVNQLEMRKDIGQLAMLSKKIKQQREQLIEERRHFLSFVEKLKSCKDCGEMTREFVLSDLQVPGMYQVEAVSLPRLNDELLKNSSADLGVPDLEYTESGWGTSLLRKCKAMVSKVSPIKKMEYITDAGSSELPPLSAIQVNVEEKRIESNMLINEGERGHISHEDEPGPSFRMLNDSSAQPLPSDNTSKEVDDGYAPSIDDHSFIDSKVKDVPDDSGQSEIKSGQQQPARGRKSRLSRTRTVKATVEEAKKFLGNTPEEPSNASMLPNDSSYNYEEIQGASSFAEKANSSIGRKRRRAQSSRITESEQDDCDSEGRSGSVTTAGGRRKRRQSIASSVQTPGEQRYNLRHRKTAGSVTAAPAAADLKKRSKEETGGGGIEPIPESVSVSSLGTAGENGQTTQLMQVTTLKGAEFSQERVVRFRTPTATVDDNAEADAAKSVENTDMSVKDIGTPESGCGNNTNGESDDDYDDEDVEERPGEKSIGKKIWTFLTT